The sequence below is a genomic window from Acanthochromis polyacanthus isolate Apoly-LR-REF ecotype Palm Island chromosome 14, KAUST_Apoly_ChrSc, whole genome shotgun sequence.
GATCTGGATTTAACACTGACTGGATGGAACATTACTGGAGCTCTATTATTTCCAAAGGAATAACACCAGAGTGGATATAACTAAGTTTATTGGCCGCAAACAGCGCGAAATTGATCCATGCAGATCTGAATCTGGACTAACACTCTCTCGGCAGCTCCCCCTGGTTCCTGTCAGGTTTGCAGGTGAGGAGGCTGGATGTAGCCACACCGTGCTGCTCTACCtccaaattacatattttgggTGATTATTACTCTTCTTTAGGAAAGCATGGTACCAAGTTGAGGAGTTATGATGAGTGGTTTGAATATTATctaatgtttgtttgtctggtgatttatgcttttgccctgccaaatatatttttaataaagcattattctgcaattaaagacaacaaattgcaagtgctttattttttatccctgaatgaatacttatacatctagctctggatgtaaaaagtcagattacagCGTGCATAACAACAGTAAGGTTCTGAAAGGTACCTAATTATAGGGTCAGGTTGGCCCTGTATGAgaacatatcctagaggttgtctatatgtccataatctctgaattaaacctagcaacttaccaatgcaagatctatgagaggaaaagctgccgttaacaggcgTGAGTGGTGATTAAGTTTAACTTTACCAAAGTGGCTACttagttaaattaattatcagaggaagcagggataggcGTCTGGATGTAGGCAGTGAGgagctaggcgaattttcctcgtctaccagcttaacagttctgcagcatccctctgagtaagatcTCAGGGGGTGGTGGAACCGGACCTgtaggatggagagctggtccggtgagTCCCTGACAACTGAATAACTTAATTAGGGGGttactggccctgaggatcgtcagattttacctttaattaattcttcaatgttagatctgattaatctctctctagtaacaggctatgtaccacaggcttttaaggttgctgtcatcaaacctttgcttaaaaagcccactttagatccagatgtgttagctaactatagaccgatatccaacctaccatttctctctaaaattctggaaagaacagttgcaaatcaattatgtgaacacttacaaaggaataatttgttgaaatgtttcagtcaggcttcagagtgcatcatagcacagaaacagctctagtgaaagttactaatgaccttctcatagcatcagataatggactagtctctatacttgtttgttagatcttagtgcagcgtttgacacaatcgaccacaaaatttatTACAGCGTCGAGAACATttaattggcattaaagggacagcactggactggtttaaatcctacttatcagataggttccagtttgtgcatgtcaacaataactcttctgagcatactaaagttaatcatggagttcctcagggttctgtcttaggaccgatacttttcacattatacatgcttccttgaggcaatattattaggaagcattgtattaacttccattgttatgcagatgacacacaattgtatttatctatgaagccagatgaaactgatcagttagctagactgcaagattgtcttaaggacattaaaacctggatgacttttaacttcctactgctaaattcagacaaaactgaagtcattgtatttggccccaaacatcttagaaactcgctttcaaagcaaatagttactctggatggcatcacattggcctccagtactactgtgaggaatctcggagttatttttgaccaggacatgtcctttaactcacacataaagcaagtctgtaggacttccttttttcacctgcgtaatattgtaaaaatcaggaacattctgtctcagagtgatgcagaaaaattagttcatgcttttgttacttccaggcttgactattgcaattccttattatcgggttgtccaaatagctctctcaaacatctacagttgatccaaaacgctgctgcgagagtactgacaggagttagcaaaagagatcatatttcccctatacttgcttctcttcactggcttcctgttaaatccagaatagaatttaaaatccttcttctgacatataaagctcttagtaaccaatctccatcatatcttaaagatctgatagtaccatattatcctagtagaactcttggctctcaagctgcaggcttacttgttcctagaatttctaaaagtagaatgggaggcagagccttcagttatcagctcctctcctgtggaacctgctcccagtttgggttctggaggcagacaccctctctatttttaagaccaggcttaaaacgttcctttttgacaaatcttatagttggggctgactgggtgacccacaggggttcggcttgtgtcttcattgtacagctgactccttcttggacgtcccttcgttctgcctctagtcatgctgctataggcctataggctgctgggggacttttcttgacgcactgagcccttctctatctacctttacatttaatatgtataccgttatcgcagtacattcactctgtttccccctgtgctatttctctgagtgtccctggtcccagagctggatgcttcagatctgtggttgatgttccaccagctggtccagtctccatcatgtccactgtgggatgctgctgctgaccttcctccagccctctgcttccagctcccctttttccaccagtcaactctgcatcgccttcactatactgttatgctaacttacatactgtttgaattttactgctagctatatatggagtatgtttaatgtcagagccgtacatcatcagagtaaactatgagtcagttttcaatgttagcttatactttgtctgtgtcacatatcctgtcatgcatgtatccaaatgtgtgttgtgttttccttgctttcccacccctccctcgtCTCcaatccctcccccttgccctcctctgtccctctcaacccccccggccagcaggcagatgggtcccccctatatagagccgggttctgctcgaggtttcttccctgttaaaagggtgttttcctgccactgtctcctttgggctgctctgggggtcaggcatatgggttctgtaaagcgtcttgaggcaatttgattgtaattgatgctatataaataaaattgaattgaattgaattgaaaatctAAGTTGTTTATTAGAAATGTCTCTGTGTTAAAATAACGTTACGAGGTGAGCCGGATGGTATTAAGGGGTGGACCCCGGAAGCTGGGGGTTATACCTGGTTGCTACGTGGCTATCGTTGCTAATGCTGATGGTGTTCCAAGCTCCGGTAATAAATGCTCCAAAAGGATGTTTCGTCTGGCAGTTCTTTAGAAGGCAGAACACTATAGTTACCACCAACGAGCCGTGCTAAGCTAGGCGGGCTAGCACTACCCGAGGCTGCCTAACCACGGATCGGCGGCAACAGAAACGGGTCGGTAACAGTCAG
It includes:
- the LOC110965163 gene encoding uncharacterized protein LOC110965163, with protein sequence MKPDETDQLARLQDCLKDIKTWMTFNFLLLNSDKTEVIVFGPKHLRNSLSKQIVTLDGITLASSTTVRNLGVIFDQDMSFNSHIKQVCRTSFFHLRNIVKIRNILSQSDAEKLVHAFVTSRLDYCNSLLSGCPNSSLKHLQLIQNAAARVLTGVSKRDHISPILASLHWLPVKSRIEFKILLLTYKALSNQSPSYLKDLIVPYYPSRTLGSQAAGLLVPRISKSRMGGRAFSYQLLSCGTCSQFGFWRQTPSLFLRPGLKRSFLTNLIVGADWVTHRGSACVFIVQLTPSWTSLRSASSHAAIGL